A single genomic interval of Hafnia alvei harbors:
- the flhB gene encoding flagellar biosynthesis protein FlhB, with amino-acid sequence MSEDSDLEKTEDPTSHKLEKAREKGQVPRSRELTSMLMLAAGISILLIGGEHLARQLSAMISQGLQFDQLLISNDKQMLRQLGNLLQQAVTALMPVLLGLMMVGWAAPMLIGGFFFNPGSIKFDLSKMSLLSGLKRLFSSQALAELLKGVLKVVLVSWVAGWFIWHYWGQMLALIVESPLDAMGDALHLIGMCGLLIVLGLVPMVAFDVFYQIWSNISKLKMTKQEIKDEFKEQEGDPHVKGRIRQQQRAAARRRMMSDVPKADVIVTNPTHYAVALQYQENKMSAPKVLAKGAGEIALRIKELGNQHRIPQLEAPPLARALYKHSEIGHHIPATLYAAVAEVLAWVYQLKRWQKEGGLAPKKPQNLPVPEALDFAGEKTTDE; translated from the coding sequence GTGTCAGAAGATAGCGATCTAGAAAAAACAGAAGACCCCACATCCCATAAGCTTGAAAAAGCGCGTGAGAAGGGACAAGTACCGCGTTCGCGTGAGCTCACCTCGATGCTGATGCTGGCGGCGGGTATTTCTATTCTGTTGATCGGCGGAGAGCATTTGGCTCGCCAGCTTTCGGCGATGATTTCGCAGGGTTTACAGTTTGACCAGTTACTCATTAGCAATGACAAACAGATGCTGCGCCAGCTTGGTAATTTATTGCAGCAGGCCGTAACGGCGCTCATGCCTGTTTTGCTCGGCCTGATGATGGTCGGCTGGGCCGCGCCGATGTTGATCGGCGGCTTTTTCTTTAATCCGGGATCGATCAAGTTTGATTTAAGCAAGATGAGCCTGCTGTCAGGGTTAAAGCGTTTGTTTTCCAGTCAGGCCTTAGCGGAGTTATTGAAAGGCGTGCTGAAGGTGGTGCTGGTTAGCTGGGTTGCCGGCTGGTTTATCTGGCATTACTGGGGGCAAATGTTGGCGCTCATTGTAGAGTCGCCCCTTGATGCGATGGGCGATGCGCTGCATCTGATTGGCATGTGCGGGTTGTTGATTGTATTGGGCTTGGTGCCGATGGTGGCGTTCGACGTCTTCTACCAGATTTGGAGCAACATCAGCAAACTCAAAATGACCAAGCAGGAAATCAAAGACGAGTTTAAAGAACAAGAAGGCGATCCCCACGTCAAGGGACGCATTCGCCAGCAGCAACGTGCTGCCGCGCGTCGCCGTATGATGAGCGATGTGCCTAAGGCCGATGTGATTGTGACCAACCCGACGCACTATGCGGTGGCCTTGCAGTATCAGGAAAACAAAATGAGCGCGCCCAAAGTATTAGCGAAAGGGGCCGGAGAGATTGCGCTACGCATTAAAGAATTGGGCAATCAACATCGAATTCCTCAGCTAGAAGCACCGCCGCTCGCCCGTGCGCTCTATAAACACAGCGAGATTGGACACCATATTCCCGCCACGCTTTACGCCGCGGTTGCCGAGGTTTTAGCGTGGGTCTACCAGCTAAAACGTTGGCAGAAAGAGGGCGGCTTAGCACCGAAGAAACCACAAAACTTGCCAGTGCCGGAAGCACTGGATTTTGCCGGAGAAAAGACCACCGATGAGTAA
- a CDS encoding DUF1971 domain-containing protein, translating into MFKIPANYHVTRSTPFFNRQTVPAALLSHHNTKAGVYGRLSVMQGAVKYYGFANEQAQTPEIEVTINAGQFGVSPPQYWHKVELLTEDTYFNLDFFAQDSADADKSDLTKVVDC; encoded by the coding sequence ATGTTCAAGATCCCAGCAAACTATCATGTAACTCGTAGCACACCGTTCTTCAATCGCCAGACTGTACCTGCGGCGCTGCTAAGCCACCACAACACCAAAGCCGGCGTGTATGGCCGGCTCTCCGTGATGCAGGGCGCGGTCAAATATTATGGTTTTGCCAACGAACAGGCACAAACTCCAGAGATTGAAGTCACTATCAATGCTGGACAGTTCGGCGTTTCGCCGCCGCAGTACTGGCATAAAGTCGAGCTGCTAACCGAAGACACCTATTTCAACTTGGATTTCTTTGCTCAAGACAGCGCAGATGCAGATAAGAGCGATTTAACCAAAGTGGTTGATTGCTAA
- the flhA gene encoding flagellar biosynthesis protein FlhA, which translates to MSNLAALLRIQGMNGSQWKVLAGPILILMILSMMVLPLPPFILDLLFTFNIALSIMVLLVAMFTQRTLEFAAFPTILLFSTLLRLSLNVASTRVILLDGHTGGAAAGRVIEAFGHFLVGGNFAIGIVVFIILVLINFMVITKGAGRIAEVGARFVLDGMPGKQMAIDADLNAGLIGEDEAKKRRSEVTQEADFYGSMDGASKFVRGDAVAGLMIMALNVVGGLLVGVIQHGMPVGQAAETYTLLTIGDGLVAQIPALVISTAAGVIVTRVSTDQDVGEQMVTQLFSNPRVMILSASVLGLLGLVPGMPNLVFLLFTAALLGIAYWISKREGRAAPSQAEQAIPEAPPVVEATWEDVQLEDPLGLEVGYRLIPMVDFQQNGELLGRIRSIRKKFAQTMGFLPPVVHIRDNLELSPSGYRILLKGIEAGRGEAHPGRWLAINPGSAAGTLEGEATVDPAFGLPAIWIDNALREQAQIQGFTVVEASTVVATHLNHLVGNHASELFGRQEAQQLLERVTQEMPKLTDDLIPGTVTLTTLHKVLQNLLAEKVSIRDMRTIIETLSEHAPTQSDPYELTSVIRVALGRAITQQWFPGEGEIQVIGLDTSLERLLLQALQGGGGLEPGLADRLLEQAQQALQRQELLGAPPVLLVNHALRPLLARFLHRSLPQLVVLSNMEISDNRQIRMTSTIGSA; encoded by the coding sequence ATGAGTAATTTGGCTGCGTTATTACGCATACAGGGAATGAATGGATCGCAGTGGAAGGTGCTGGCTGGCCCGATCCTGATCCTAATGATCCTGTCCATGATGGTGCTACCGCTGCCGCCATTCATTCTAGATTTATTGTTTACCTTCAATATCGCGCTGTCGATCATGGTGCTGCTGGTAGCCATGTTTACCCAGCGTACGCTGGAGTTTGCGGCGTTCCCCACCATCCTGCTGTTTTCCACCTTACTGCGACTCTCGCTCAACGTGGCATCAACGCGCGTTATCTTGCTGGATGGGCATACCGGTGGTGCCGCAGCGGGGCGGGTTATCGAAGCTTTTGGTCACTTCTTAGTAGGCGGTAACTTTGCCATTGGCATCGTGGTCTTCATCATTTTGGTGCTGATCAACTTCATGGTTATCACCAAGGGTGCGGGGCGTATTGCTGAAGTTGGGGCTCGCTTTGTTTTAGATGGCATGCCGGGTAAACAGATGGCGATTGATGCCGATCTCAACGCCGGTTTGATTGGTGAAGATGAAGCGAAAAAACGCCGCTCCGAAGTGACGCAGGAAGCCGACTTCTACGGCTCCATGGACGGTGCGAGTAAATTTGTGCGCGGTGATGCGGTTGCGGGCTTGATGATCATGGCGCTCAACGTGGTCGGCGGGCTGCTGGTGGGGGTTATTCAGCACGGTATGCCGGTTGGGCAAGCGGCTGAAACCTACACCTTGCTGACTATCGGTGACGGGCTGGTTGCGCAGATCCCTGCGCTGGTCATCTCCACCGCAGCGGGTGTTATCGTGACCCGCGTCAGTACCGATCAAGACGTTGGCGAGCAGATGGTCACCCAGCTGTTTAGCAATCCACGCGTCATGATTTTAAGTGCTTCGGTGTTGGGTCTACTTGGCCTCGTTCCGGGAATGCCAAATCTGGTGTTTCTGCTGTTCACCGCCGCATTGCTGGGTATTGCCTATTGGATCAGCAAGCGAGAAGGGCGCGCGGCACCTTCGCAGGCTGAACAAGCTATTCCTGAAGCGCCACCGGTGGTTGAAGCCACGTGGGAAGACGTTCAGCTTGAAGATCCGCTGGGTCTGGAGGTGGGGTATCGCCTTATTCCAATGGTCGATTTCCAACAAAACGGCGAATTGCTCGGGCGCATCCGCAGCATTCGTAAGAAGTTTGCACAAACCATGGGCTTTTTACCGCCGGTGGTACATATCCGCGACAATCTGGAGCTAAGCCCGTCTGGTTACCGTATTTTGCTCAAAGGGATTGAAGCGGGACGCGGTGAGGCACACCCGGGCCGCTGGTTGGCGATTAATCCGGGCAGTGCGGCGGGAACCTTAGAAGGCGAAGCCACGGTCGATCCGGCGTTTGGGCTTCCTGCTATTTGGATTGATAACGCCCTGCGTGAACAGGCGCAGATCCAAGGTTTCACCGTAGTAGAAGCCAGCACGGTAGTGGCAACCCATCTCAACCACTTGGTTGGAAATCACGCCAGCGAGCTGTTTGGTCGCCAAGAAGCCCAGCAGCTGTTGGAACGTGTTACGCAGGAAATGCCTAAGCTGACCGACGATCTGATTCCGGGCACCGTCACCCTCACGACGTTGCACAAAGTTCTGCAAAATCTGCTGGCGGAAAAAGTCTCGATTCGCGATATGCGCACGATCATTGAAACGCTGTCTGAACATGCGCCGACGCAAAGCGATCCTTATGAGTTGACGTCGGTGATCCGCGTGGCGCTTGGCCGTGCGATTACCCAACAGTGGTTCCCCGGCGAAGGCGAGATTCAGGTCATTGGTCTGGACACATCGCTTGAGCGCTTGTTATTGCAGGCACTACAAGGCGGTGGCGGCTTAGAACCTGGTTTAGCCGATCGCCTGTTAGAGCAGGCGCAGCAGGCATTACAGCGTCAGGAATTGCTCGGCGCACCGCCGGTGTTGCTGGTCAACCACGCGCTGCGCCCGCTGCTAGCGCGCTTCCTACACCGCTCGTTGCCGCAGCTGGTGGTATTGTCGAACATGGAAATCAGCGACAACCGCCAGATACGTATGACCTCAACCATTGGTTCTGCCTAA
- the norV gene encoding anaerobic nitric oxide reductase flavorubredoxin, which produces MAIQVKNNVYWVGKQDWELREFHGSEYSTHKGSSYNSYLIKEEKNVLIDTVWTPYAAEFVANLEREIDLDKIDFIIANHAESDHSGALPALMAKIPNTPIYCTANGVNSIKGHYHQDWNFRVVKTGDSIDIGNGKKLVFVEAPMLHWPDSMMTYMTEDALLFSNDAFGQHLASACLFNDEIDQNELYNECIKYYANILTPFSKLVTKKIEEVLSLNLPLDMICTSHGIIWRDNPAQIVENYLKWADSYQENQITLIYDTMWNGTRTMSEAIARGIRLADPSVVVKQFNLANSDKNDVLTEVFKSKGILVGSPTVNNVMLPQVAGLLEEMQGLRFTGKAAAAFGSHGWSGGAVDRISSRLQDCGFMMMRGIKAEWKPTEDAVAQCEAFGAEFARQLGAPACCDSSCAGAEKSSSGKWICRTCSWVYDPELGEPNQGVPAGTAWEDVPDSFLCPVCLMGKDDFYPAD; this is translated from the coding sequence GCGCGAATTTCACGGCAGCGAATACTCGACTCACAAAGGCTCTAGCTACAACAGCTATCTGATTAAAGAAGAAAAGAATGTTCTGATCGATACCGTCTGGACGCCTTACGCGGCCGAGTTTGTGGCGAATTTAGAGCGCGAAATCGATTTAGACAAAATTGATTTCATCATTGCCAACCACGCAGAAAGCGACCACAGCGGCGCATTGCCTGCGCTGATGGCCAAAATTCCGAACACCCCAATTTACTGCACCGCCAATGGGGTGAACTCCATCAAAGGTCATTACCACCAAGATTGGAATTTCCGCGTGGTAAAAACCGGTGACTCTATTGATATCGGCAACGGCAAAAAATTAGTCTTCGTTGAAGCGCCAATGCTGCATTGGCCAGACAGCATGATGACGTACATGACGGAAGATGCGCTGCTGTTTAGCAACGACGCTTTTGGTCAGCATCTTGCCAGTGCGTGTTTGTTCAACGACGAAATTGACCAAAACGAACTGTATAACGAATGCATCAAGTATTACGCCAACATCCTGACGCCGTTCAGCAAACTGGTCACGAAAAAGATTGAAGAAGTATTATCACTGAACTTGCCGCTCGATATGATCTGTACTTCGCACGGCATTATCTGGCGCGATAATCCGGCGCAGATCGTTGAAAACTATCTCAAATGGGCGGACAGCTATCAGGAAAACCAAATTACCCTGATCTACGACACCATGTGGAACGGCACGCGCACCATGTCGGAGGCGATTGCTCGCGGTATCCGTCTGGCCGATCCTAGCGTGGTGGTCAAACAGTTCAATCTGGCAAACTCAGATAAGAATGACGTACTGACCGAAGTGTTCAAATCCAAGGGCATTTTAGTCGGTTCTCCAACGGTCAATAACGTAATGCTGCCGCAGGTGGCAGGGTTATTAGAAGAGATGCAGGGCCTGCGCTTTACCGGCAAAGCCGCGGCGGCGTTTGGTAGTCACGGCTGGAGCGGTGGTGCCGTCGACCGTATCTCTTCACGTCTGCAAGATTGTGGATTCATGATGATGCGCGGCATCAAAGCAGAGTGGAAACCGACCGAAGACGCGGTTGCTCAGTGCGAAGCCTTCGGCGCTGAATTTGCCCGTCAGCTTGGCGCTCCGGCATGTTGTGACAGCAGCTGTGCGGGCGCAGAAAAATCCTCTTCAGGTAAATGGATCTGCCGCACCTGTTCATGGGTTTACGATCCTGAACTCGGTGAGCCAAATCAGGGGGTTCCGGCAGGTACCGCATGGGAAGACGTGCCAGACAGCTTCCTCTGCCCGGTGTGCCTGATGGGCAAAGACGACTTCTATCCTGCCGACTGA
- the norW gene encoding NADH:flavorubredoxin reductase NorW: MAENHPVIIVGSGHAGLQLARNLRRLQPTSGLVMICADDGVDYAKPQLSHAFSQQQSAEQLTRKTAQELRQELKMMLLTEQRVEAIHPAEQTIVVNGRTLAYSKLVLATGARAFVPPVAGDASDDIKTLNSLQEYRHLRERMMQGERVLVLGGGLIGTEIAHDLAIAGKQVSVCDPSAQLLASLLPEFAAQRLAETLQALSCELLLNNTLEMLQRLPHGVRATFTHGEAREFDHVICAAGLRPNSELAAQAGLNVERGIVVDNQLRTSDPYIYALGDVAQIEGRLWPFLQPISQCAAALAKTIAGEPTHVTLPVMPVNVKTPRFPLQLAGETRAADIDWQIEQDANSLLAKAYRDEKLVGYIAGGTAQMQGLALLRQLSI, translated from the coding sequence ATGGCTGAGAATCATCCTGTCATTATTGTTGGCAGTGGTCATGCCGGGCTGCAGCTGGCGCGTAACCTGCGCCGTCTGCAGCCGACCTCAGGGTTAGTGATGATCTGCGCCGATGACGGCGTGGATTACGCCAAACCACAGCTAAGCCATGCCTTTAGCCAGCAACAAAGCGCAGAGCAACTGACGCGCAAAACGGCTCAGGAACTGCGCCAAGAACTGAAAATGATGCTGCTCACCGAACAGCGCGTAGAGGCGATCCATCCCGCAGAACAAACGATTGTGGTCAATGGACGCACTTTAGCCTACAGCAAACTGGTCTTAGCCACGGGGGCTCGCGCTTTTGTTCCGCCAGTGGCGGGAGATGCGAGTGATGACATCAAAACGCTCAATAGCCTGCAAGAGTATCGCCACCTGCGTGAACGAATGATGCAGGGCGAGCGAGTTTTGGTGCTCGGCGGCGGTTTGATCGGCACTGAAATTGCGCACGATCTTGCGATTGCGGGCAAACAGGTCAGCGTATGCGATCCTTCCGCACAGCTTCTGGCGAGCCTTTTGCCTGAGTTTGCCGCGCAGCGACTGGCAGAAACGTTACAGGCGCTATCTTGTGAGCTGTTGCTAAACAATACGTTGGAGATGCTACAGCGTCTGCCTCACGGCGTTCGGGCTACTTTCACCCACGGAGAAGCTCGCGAATTCGACCATGTTATTTGCGCCGCGGGGCTACGCCCTAACAGCGAGCTTGCTGCACAGGCGGGGCTGAACGTCGAACGAGGCATCGTGGTTGATAACCAGCTTCGCACCTCCGATCCCTATATTTACGCCTTGGGTGATGTGGCGCAGATCGAGGGTCGCTTATGGCCGTTCTTACAGCCGATTTCGCAGTGTGCCGCGGCGTTGGCAAAAACGATCGCGGGTGAACCGACTCACGTCACGCTGCCGGTGATGCCGGTTAATGTAAAAACGCCGCGTTTCCCGCTACAGCTAGCGGGGGAAACACGGGCTGCCGACATTGATTGGCAGATAGAACAGGATGCCAACAGCCTATTGGCAAAAGCTTATCGCGACGAAAAATTAGTGGGTTATATCGCGGGCGGCACCGCACAAATGCAAGGCTTGGCGCTGCTGCGTCAGCTCTCAATATAA